One part of the Tenacibaculum sp. 190130A14a genome encodes these proteins:
- a CDS encoding DUF4292 domain-containing protein gives MRIFKFLLVSILLFASCKSTKTITSDNVVLENLSARRVAKKHKNVSFDKKTVDARLKVNYKDNKENVGFSVHMKLKKDEVIWLKGTKFITVFKAKITPQKVRFYSPYKKNYFDGDFSMLKELLGVDVTFEQLQNMLLGQASLDLTSQKQEVEIINASYRLSPKKQSTLFDVFFDINPTHFKLNQQSVVNSIKEQRLDIKYPSYSVKNKVVFPKKVVIHGKNKLKFTKIDITYRSVEFNKNLNFDFRIPSGYKEIKL, from the coding sequence ATGAGAATATTTAAATTTCTTTTAGTAAGTATCTTATTATTTGCTTCTTGTAAATCTACCAAAACGATTACTTCTGATAATGTCGTTTTAGAAAATTTATCGGCTAGGAGAGTAGCAAAAAAGCATAAAAATGTGTCTTTTGATAAGAAAACAGTTGATGCTAGACTTAAGGTTAATTATAAAGACAATAAAGAAAACGTAGGTTTTTCAGTACATATGAAGCTGAAAAAAGATGAAGTTATTTGGTTAAAAGGAACTAAGTTTATTACTGTTTTTAAAGCTAAAATTACCCCTCAGAAAGTACGTTTTTATTCTCCTTATAAGAAAAATTACTTCGACGGTGATTTTTCTATGCTAAAAGAACTTTTAGGTGTTGATGTTACTTTTGAACAATTACAAAATATGTTGCTTGGTCAAGCAAGTTTAGATCTAACTTCTCAAAAACAAGAAGTTGAAATAATCAATGCTTCTTACAGGTTATCACCTAAAAAGCAATCAACTTTATTTGATGTCTTTTTCGACATCAACCCAACTCATTTTAAACTTAACCAGCAATCAGTAGTAAATTCAATAAAAGAACAACGTTTAGATATTAAATACCCTAGTTATAGCGTTAAGAATAAAGTAGTTTTTCCTAAAAAGGTGGTTATTCATGGGAAAAACAAACTAAAATTCACAAAGATTGATATTACTTACAGATCTGTAGAATTTAACAAAAATCTAAATTTCGATTTTAGAATACCTTCTGGATATAAAGAAATTAAACTATAA
- a CDS encoding AI-2E family transporter, with amino-acid sequence MKNAANFIIVAIAVITTLVIGKGILIPFVFALIFWFLTREIRKSIYKLPFAKRFIPHWLSNILVFTLIILGFGFISEIISNSIADLSTSYSKYEPNVDAIIKKLNAYFHIDIIKSVKSVVGNFNYGTVLGNIANGISGILGDTFMIVIYALFIFLEEASFKRKLRNVIFKENSQIQPILVKIESSISSYLRLKTYVSLLTGILSYIVLVLVGVDSAPFWAFLIFLLNYIPTIGSLIATVFPAIFSLIQFGEFTPFLIVLIAVGAVQVVVGNIIEPKVFGKSLNLSPLVTILSLAIWGKIWGITGMILSVPITVIMIIIFSQFEKTKTIAVFLSENGELEQ; translated from the coding sequence ATGAAGAATGCAGCTAACTTTATTATTGTTGCCATAGCAGTAATAACTACTTTAGTGATTGGAAAAGGAATATTGATTCCTTTTGTTTTTGCTTTAATTTTTTGGTTTTTAACACGGGAAATACGTAAAAGTATCTACAAATTACCGTTCGCAAAAAGGTTTATTCCTCATTGGTTAAGCAATATTTTAGTATTTACGCTTATTATTTTAGGTTTCGGTTTTATTTCTGAAATTATAAGTAACAGTATCGCTGATTTATCTACTTCGTATTCTAAATACGAACCTAATGTAGATGCTATTATTAAGAAGTTAAATGCCTATTTTCATATCGATATTATCAAGTCGGTAAAATCAGTAGTTGGTAATTTTAATTACGGTACAGTTTTAGGCAATATCGCTAATGGAATAAGTGGAATACTAGGCGATACTTTTATGATTGTTATATACGCTTTATTTATCTTTTTAGAGGAAGCTAGTTTTAAAAGAAAACTCCGCAACGTTATTTTTAAAGAAAACTCACAAATTCAACCAATTTTAGTCAAAATTGAAAGCTCTATTTCTAGTTACTTACGTTTAAAAACTTATGTAAGCTTACTTACAGGTATTTTAAGTTACATTGTATTGGTATTGGTAGGGGTGGACAGTGCTCCTTTCTGGGCTTTTTTAATTTTCTTATTAAATTATATTCCAACTATTGGTTCTTTAATAGCTACTGTATTTCCAGCCATTTTTAGTTTGATACAGTTTGGTGAGTTTACACCCTTTTTAATTGTACTAATTGCGGTAGGAGCAGTTCAAGTAGTTGTGGGTAATATTATAGAGCCTAAAGTGTTTGGAAAATCCTTGAATTTAAGCCCTCTAGTTACCATATTATCTTTAGCAATTTGGGGTAAAATTTGGGGTATTACAGGTATGATTCTTTCCGTGCCTATTACGGTTATTATGATTATCATATTTTCTCAATTTGAAAAAACAAAGACCATTGCCGTTTTTCTTTCTGAAAATGGTGAGTTAGAACAATAA
- a CDS encoding SPOR domain-containing protein has protein sequence MTLANYINDLLYRYDCVIVPNFGGFVTNKIGAKVNNFTHTMQPPKKQITFNTYLKHNDGLLANYVASSEKITFQQAVSKIQEEVTKWEEALKEGSVEVSAVGTLSLNDENQITFEPNKQSNFLTESFGLAEVTSPAVGRMQEVVANEPTVVTTEEEDRKTIVIPMFAKRAVAAAVVLGVGYLGWNMINNNLEQKEIAAQNKAADKKIQSATFVIDNPLPTINLNVSKEETKNFHIIAGAFQLEENATNKVNQLKEAGFDAHVVGKNGLGLIQVAFASFSSREEARTELVQIKNLISKDAWLLEK, from the coding sequence ATGACATTAGCCAACTATATCAACGATTTATTATACAGATACGATTGTGTAATTGTTCCTAATTTTGGAGGTTTTGTAACCAATAAGATAGGTGCAAAAGTGAATAACTTTACGCATACTATGCAACCTCCTAAAAAGCAAATCACTTTCAATACTTATTTAAAGCACAATGATGGTTTGTTAGCTAATTATGTTGCTTCTAGCGAGAAAATAACATTTCAGCAAGCAGTGTCAAAAATACAGGAAGAAGTAACAAAGTGGGAAGAAGCTTTAAAAGAAGGATCAGTTGAAGTTTCGGCTGTAGGAACTTTGTCATTAAATGATGAAAATCAAATTACTTTTGAACCTAATAAACAAAGTAACTTCTTAACGGAATCATTTGGTTTGGCTGAGGTTACTTCACCTGCAGTTGGAAGAATGCAAGAGGTTGTTGCTAATGAACCAACAGTTGTTACTACTGAAGAAGAAGATCGTAAAACTATTGTAATTCCTATGTTTGCAAAGAGAGCAGTTGCTGCTGCGGTAGTATTAGGAGTTGGATATTTAGGTTGGAATATGATTAATAACAACCTAGAACAAAAAGAAATTGCTGCGCAAAATAAAGCTGCTGATAAGAAGATTCAGTCAGCAACTTTTGTAATAGACAATCCGTTGCCAACTATCAACTTAAACGTTTCGAAAGAGGAAACGAAGAATTTCCATATTATTGCTGGTGCTTTTCAATTAGAAGAAAATGCAACAAACAAGGTAAATCAACTAAAAGAAGCTGGTTTTGATGCACATGTTGTTGGAAAAAATGGATTAGGTTTAATACAGGTTGCTTTTGCTAGTTTTAGTTCAAGAGAAGAGGCTAGAACAGAATTAGTGCAGATTAAAAACTTAATAAGCAAAGACGCTTGGTTGCTTGAAAAATAA
- a CDS encoding acyl-CoA thioesterase: MSTKTPKESLTILTDLVLPGETNYLDNLFGGELLARMDRACSIAARRHSRRIVVTASVNHVAFSKSVPVGSVVSVEAKVSRAFKSSMEVYVDVWIEDRQSGERTQVNEGIYTFVAVDETGKPVPIPQIEPETELEKKRYDGALRRKQLSLVLAGKMEPKDATELKALFTE; this comes from the coding sequence ATGAGTACAAAGACACCTAAAGAGTCATTAACCATACTTACAGATTTAGTTTTACCAGGTGAAACTAACTATTTAGATAATCTTTTTGGAGGTGAATTATTAGCTCGTATGGATAGAGCTTGTAGTATTGCTGCACGTCGTCATTCACGTAGAATTGTTGTTACAGCTTCAGTTAACCATGTTGCCTTTTCTAAATCGGTACCCGTAGGAAGTGTGGTATCTGTAGAAGCGAAGGTTTCACGTGCATTTAAATCGTCTATGGAAGTATATGTAGATGTTTGGATAGAAGATCGTCAATCTGGAGAAAGAACACAGGTAAATGAAGGTATTTATACCTTTGTAGCTGTAGATGAAACAGGAAAGCCTGTACCAATTCCACAAATAGAACCAGAAACGGAATTAGAAAAGAAACGTTACGATGGTGCTTTGCGTAGAAAACAACTAAGTTTAGTTTTAGCAGGTAAAATGGAACCTAAGGATGCTACAGAATTAAAAGCATTATTTACAGAGTAA
- a CDS encoding ABC transporter ATP-binding protein, with translation MLIIKNLNISFFDKQVTYDLNFSVQKNEILGIVGESGSGKSISTLAILGLLPKSAHIKGDILFNQIPILNYTEKEFQKIRGNKIAMIFQEPMSSLNPTLSCGYQVAEILKIHTDLSQKEIKKEVLSLFTKVKLPRPEQIFNAYPHEISGGQKQRVMIAMAIACKPQLLIADEPTTALDVTVQKEIIYLLKELQQETKMSIIFISHDLSLVSEIADRVVVMYQGNIIEQGTSKEIFLTPQKEYTQALIKSKPNISERLKNLPTVTNFIENTVDHTVYTSEERKAFHEKLYNQPPLLEVVDLKKEFVAGGFWFQKQKVVKAVDTVSFKIYEGETLGLVGESGCGKTTLSRTILQLEKATSGSIFYKNKDITKVSKKELKLLRKEIQIIFQDPFSSLNPRITVGNAILEPMKVHNIFNSNSERIEYVMNLLEKVGLSKEHFYRYPHEFSGGQRQRIGIARTIALQPKLIICDESVSALDVSIQAQVLNLLNSLKSEYNFTYIFISHDLSVVKYMADQLIVMNQGKIEEMADADEVYNNPKTSYTQTLINAIPKGI, from the coding sequence ATGCTAATTATTAAAAATTTAAACATCTCTTTTTTTGATAAACAGGTTACCTACGACCTTAATTTCTCTGTTCAGAAAAACGAGATTTTAGGAATTGTAGGCGAAAGTGGAAGTGGAAAATCAATAAGCACACTTGCTATTTTAGGGTTACTTCCTAAAAGTGCACATATAAAGGGAGATATTCTGTTTAATCAAATTCCAATTCTTAATTATACCGAAAAAGAGTTTCAAAAAATTAGAGGCAACAAAATAGCAATGATTTTCCAAGAGCCTATGAGCTCTCTTAATCCAACATTAAGTTGTGGGTATCAAGTTGCTGAGATTTTAAAAATTCATACAGACTTATCTCAAAAAGAAATAAAAAAAGAAGTCCTTTCACTTTTTACCAAAGTAAAATTACCTAGACCAGAACAAATTTTCAACGCATATCCGCATGAAATTAGCGGTGGACAAAAGCAGCGTGTTATGATTGCCATGGCAATTGCTTGTAAACCTCAACTATTAATTGCTGATGAGCCAACTACTGCTTTAGATGTAACTGTACAAAAGGAAATTATTTACTTGTTAAAAGAACTACAACAAGAGACAAAAATGAGTATTATTTTCATTTCTCATGATTTGTCTTTGGTATCTGAAATAGCCGATAGAGTAGTGGTTATGTATCAGGGAAATATTATTGAACAAGGAACAAGTAAAGAGATCTTTTTAACTCCTCAAAAAGAATACACACAAGCACTTATTAAATCGAAACCTAACATTTCAGAACGTTTAAAAAACTTACCAACAGTTACAAATTTTATTGAAAACACCGTTGATCATACTGTGTATACATCAGAAGAACGAAAAGCTTTTCATGAAAAACTCTACAATCAACCTCCTTTATTAGAAGTGGTTGATCTTAAAAAGGAATTTGTTGCTGGTGGATTTTGGTTTCAAAAGCAAAAAGTAGTTAAAGCGGTAGATACGGTTTCTTTTAAAATTTATGAAGGAGAAACTTTAGGTCTAGTAGGAGAGAGCGGATGTGGAAAAACAACTTTAAGTAGAACTATATTACAGCTTGAAAAAGCAACTTCTGGTAGCATTTTTTATAAAAACAAAGACATTACTAAAGTGTCTAAAAAAGAACTAAAGCTATTAAGAAAAGAGATTCAAATTATATTTCAAGATCCTTTTTCTTCTTTAAACCCAAGAATTACTGTTGGTAACGCTATTTTAGAGCCGATGAAAGTTCACAATATCTTTAATTCAAATTCTGAAAGAATTGAGTATGTGATGAATTTACTAGAAAAGGTAGGGCTTTCTAAAGAACATTTTTATCGTTATCCACACGAGTTTTCTGGAGGACAACGTCAAAGAATTGGTATTGCACGTACTATTGCATTACAACCAAAACTAATTATTTGTGATGAATCTGTTTCTGCTCTTGATGTTTCTATACAAGCACAAGTTTTAAACTTATTAAACAGTTTAAAATCAGAATACAACTTTACTTATATTTTTATATCTCATGATTTATCCGTTGTAAAATACATGGCAGATCAACTTATTGTAATGAACCAAGGAAAAATAGAAGAAATGGCAGACGCAGATGAAGTATATAACAATCCTAAAACCAGCTACACACAAACTTTAATCAATGCTATTCCGAAAGGAATTTAA
- a CDS encoding sugar phosphate nucleotidyltransferase, with amino-acid sequence MKIIVPMAGIGSRLRPHTLTTPKPLTVIAGKSIVQRLVEDIASVVKQPIEEIAFIIGPIAKGFPTNTKDKLIKIAESLGAKGSVYVQEQALGTAHAIYCAKDSLSGPCVVAYADTLFKADFTLDTNADGAIWVKQVEDPSAFGVVKLDNGIITDFVEKPKDFVSDLAIIGIYYFKDGDKVKDEIQYLIDNDLKENGEYQLTNVLESLKQQGAQFIPGKVDAWMDCGKKDPTVDTNKQVLGFEQTEGNNLVSEDVVLENAEIIQPCYIGKNVVLKNTKIGPYVSIGENSIVENSTIVNSLIQTNVQVSNANLDNAMIGNHAKYNGNYTSVSIGDYTELT; translated from the coding sequence ATGAAGATTATTGTACCAATGGCAGGAATTGGGTCGCGTTTAAGACCACATACATTAACAACTCCGAAGCCATTAACGGTTATTGCAGGTAAATCAATCGTGCAGCGTTTAGTAGAAGATATAGCTTCTGTAGTAAAGCAACCTATTGAAGAGATTGCATTCATTATTGGGCCTATTGCCAAGGGGTTTCCTACAAATACTAAGGATAAATTAATCAAGATAGCTGAAAGCTTAGGAGCGAAAGGATCTGTATATGTGCAAGAACAAGCTTTAGGAACAGCTCATGCTATTTACTGTGCTAAAGATTCTCTTTCTGGACCATGCGTTGTAGCTTATGCCGATACATTATTCAAAGCTGATTTTACTTTAGACACCAATGCAGATGGCGCTATTTGGGTAAAACAAGTTGAGGATCCGAGTGCTTTTGGTGTTGTTAAATTAGATAATGGAATTATTACTGATTTCGTTGAAAAACCAAAAGATTTTGTTTCAGATTTAGCAATTATTGGTATTTATTATTTTAAAGATGGTGATAAAGTTAAAGATGAAATTCAATATTTAATTGACAACGATTTAAAAGAAAACGGAGAATATCAATTAACCAATGTTTTAGAGTCATTAAAACAACAAGGAGCTCAATTTATTCCTGGTAAAGTAGATGCTTGGATGGATTGTGGTAAAAAAGATCCTACAGTTGACACAAATAAACAAGTACTAGGTTTTGAACAAACGGAAGGTAACAACTTAGTCTCAGAAGATGTTGTTTTAGAAAACGCTGAAATTATTCAACCTTGTTATATTGGCAAGAATGTTGTTCTAAAAAACACTAAAATAGGACCTTATGTATCTATTGGAGAAAATAGTATTGTAGAAAACTCTACTATTGTTAATTCTTTAATTCAAACAAACGTACAGGTTTCTAATGCTAATTTAGACAATGCTATGATTGGTAATCATGCAAAATATAATGGTAATTATACATCAGTAAGTATAGGTGATTATACAGAACTTACATAA
- the dprA gene encoding DNA-processing protein DprA, with protein METEKLLAVLRLQATSKVGDIIAKKLINTIGSVEQIFKESSNTLSKISGIGSFTIQNLLDKNNLRRAEKELAYILQNNITYSYFLDENYPEKLKHCIDAPILFFQEGNINFNNTKTISVVGTRNMTIYGRDFCNQLIEELQPYNPIIVSGFAYGVDICAHKSAVKNNLQTLAVLAHGLEDIYPKSHKKYIHEIHKNSGFITEFWHQEKPQRENFLKRNRIVAGLSKATIIIESANKGGSLVTADIANSYHRDVFALPGKTTDIYSQGCNNLIKNNQAHLLSSAQDIIAMLNWDIPKVSTPKQVELFVNLTDVEQKIYDYLQANNKQHIDTIALSCEIPIYQLSSILLQMELKGIIKPLPGKLFET; from the coding sequence ATGGAAACAGAAAAATTATTGGCTGTTTTACGCTTACAAGCTACTTCTAAAGTAGGTGATATTATTGCTAAAAAGCTTATCAATACCATTGGAAGTGTTGAGCAAATCTTTAAAGAGAGCTCCAATACATTGTCCAAAATATCGGGTATTGGAAGCTTTACTATTCAAAATTTGCTTGATAAAAATAACTTGAGAAGAGCAGAGAAAGAGCTAGCGTATATTTTACAAAACAATATCACCTATTCTTATTTTTTGGATGAAAATTATCCCGAAAAATTAAAACACTGTATTGATGCCCCCATCTTATTTTTTCAAGAAGGAAATATCAACTTCAACAATACCAAAACAATTTCTGTTGTGGGTACTAGAAATATGACCATTTATGGTCGTGATTTCTGCAATCAACTTATTGAAGAATTGCAACCTTACAACCCAATTATTGTTAGTGGTTTTGCTTATGGTGTTGATATTTGTGCTCATAAATCAGCTGTTAAAAACAACCTGCAAACCTTAGCCGTTTTAGCACATGGTTTAGAAGACATTTATCCTAAGTCGCATAAAAAATATATTCATGAAATTCATAAAAACAGCGGATTCATTACAGAGTTTTGGCATCAAGAAAAACCGCAACGTGAAAACTTTCTCAAACGAAATCGTATTGTGGCTGGACTTTCAAAAGCAACCATTATTATTGAATCTGCTAATAAAGGAGGCTCTCTAGTCACTGCTGATATTGCCAATTCTTACCATCGCGATGTCTTTGCTCTTCCTGGAAAAACAACGGATATTTATAGTCAAGGTTGTAATAATTTAATTAAAAATAATCAAGCTCATTTACTCTCTTCTGCACAAGATATTATTGCCATGCTTAATTGGGATATCCCCAAGGTTTCCACTCCTAAACAAGTGGAATTATTTGTAAATCTAACAGATGTCGAACAAAAAATATATGATTACCTTCAAGCAAATAATAAACAACACATAGACACCATAGCTTTATCATGTGAAATACCTATTTATCAACTTTCTTCTATCCTTTTACAAATGGAACTGAAAGGCATAATTAAACCTTTACCAGGTAAACTGTTTGAAACTTAG
- a CDS encoding murein hydrolase activator EnvC family protein, translating into MSFFLIGVSSYGQSRKELENRRKKIKKEIKQMNSLLFNTKKKKDNALDDLKDLNQKISARERLIETIDLEAQELATEIKGNEREIKKNNKELSTLKKDYSDMVVKTYKSKSQQSKTMFLLSSKNFYQAYKRLKYMQQYSDFRKKQGEEIMLKIALIEKLNDSLAKRKKAKESLLADEKDQKDAIEKDKKSQESLVTKIKKQERKYKRSLQNKLKEEKRITARIDKLIRAAIARANKNKKGAKKSSGFVLNAAEKKLLANFEQNKGNLPWPVNGIITRKFGVQPHPTFPGIKINSPGLHIVTKSKANAQSIFNGKVLTIQANNDGKKSVLIQHGNYISAYNNLESVSVKKGDVVKTGDTVGKVFTDKVSGKTRLGFILYKNLTRLNPQHWIRKN; encoded by the coding sequence TTGTCCTTTTTTTTAATTGGAGTGTCATCATATGGTCAATCTCGAAAAGAGCTTGAAAATAGGCGTAAAAAGATTAAAAAAGAGATTAAACAAATGAACTCTCTTCTTTTCAACACCAAAAAGAAAAAAGACAATGCTTTAGATGATTTAAAAGACTTAAATCAAAAAATTAGTGCTCGTGAACGCTTGATTGAAACTATTGATTTAGAAGCTCAAGAGTTAGCTACAGAGATTAAGGGTAATGAGCGAGAAATTAAAAAGAATAACAAGGAGTTAAGCACGTTAAAAAAAGATTATTCAGACATGGTTGTGAAAACTTATAAAAGTAAGTCTCAACAAAGTAAAACCATGTTTTTACTCTCTTCTAAGAATTTTTATCAAGCATATAAGCGCTTAAAGTATATGCAACAATACAGTGATTTCAGAAAAAAGCAAGGTGAGGAAATCATGTTGAAGATTGCACTTATTGAAAAATTAAACGACTCTTTAGCTAAAAGAAAAAAAGCTAAGGAAAGCCTTTTAGCTGACGAAAAAGATCAAAAAGATGCCATAGAAAAAGACAAGAAAAGTCAAGAAAGTTTAGTTACCAAGATCAAAAAACAGGAACGTAAGTACAAAAGAAGCTTACAAAATAAACTGAAAGAAGAAAAACGTATCACCGCCCGAATTGATAAACTTATTAGGGCAGCTATTGCTCGTGCAAACAAAAATAAAAAAGGAGCTAAGAAATCATCCGGATTTGTATTAAATGCAGCTGAAAAGAAATTATTGGCCAACTTTGAACAAAACAAAGGAAACTTGCCTTGGCCTGTAAATGGTATTATAACTCGTAAATTTGGTGTACAACCGCACCCTACATTTCCAGGAATAAAAATAAACAGCCCTGGTTTACATATCGTAACCAAATCAAAAGCAAATGCTCAAAGTATTTTTAATGGTAAAGTACTAACCATTCAAGCTAATAATGATGGAAAAAAATCTGTTTTAATACAACATGGTAACTACATTTCTGCTTATAATAATTTAGAATCTGTTTCTGTTAAAAAAGGAGATGTCGTAAAAACTGGAGATACTGTAGGAAAAGTGTTTACCGATAAAGTTTCAGGTAAAACTCGACTTGGATTTATTTTATATAAAAATTTAACACGTTTAAATCCGCAACATTGGATTCGAAAAAATTAG
- a CDS encoding DUF6503 family protein — translation MRIIAVLCSLFLLSCAPKKEPLSAEEIIEKSIQFHDAKKQWNSVNLAVHMQEPRVGNPKRFSVINLNNQESSFQLQRNRDTHISTHIVDKNGQATTLLDNGIVTDSLLIKKYRLEPKRNASYHRFYKVMLGLPMSLPENIQEIKEISKVDFNNHQSYKVEIVLKEPLFSKNWYVFFSQKDFKVLGVEMFFPDNPNKGERLVFEGEFESNGIKIPRMKHWYELNNEYSGSDIIVSELKE, via the coding sequence ATGAGAATTATTGCTGTACTATGTAGTCTTTTTTTGTTGAGTTGTGCTCCTAAAAAAGAACCTTTATCTGCTGAAGAAATCATTGAAAAAAGTATTCAGTTTCACGATGCTAAGAAACAATGGAACTCTGTTAACCTTGCTGTTCATATGCAAGAACCACGTGTTGGAAACCCTAAACGATTTTCGGTTATCAATCTTAACAATCAAGAGAGTTCTTTTCAATTACAACGAAACAGAGACACACATATTTCTACTCATATTGTTGATAAAAATGGGCAAGCTACTACCCTACTCGATAATGGAATAGTTACCGATTCTTTATTGATAAAAAAATACAGATTGGAACCTAAACGAAATGCAAGTTACCATCGATTTTATAAGGTAATGCTAGGTTTACCAATGTCTTTACCAGAAAACATTCAAGAGATAAAAGAGATTAGTAAAGTCGACTTTAATAATCACCAAAGTTATAAGGTTGAAATTGTTTTAAAAGAACCGTTGTTTTCTAAAAATTGGTATGTGTTTTTCTCTCAAAAAGACTTTAAAGTGTTGGGTGTTGAAATGTTTTTTCCAGATAACCCAAACAAAGGAGAACGCTTGGTTTTTGAAGGAGAATTTGAATCAAACGGAATAAAAATTCCTAGAATGAAACATTGGTACGAATTAAATAATGAATATTCTGGGAGTGATATTATTGTGAGTGAGTTAAAAGAGTAA
- a CDS encoding energy transducer TonB, with protein sequence MKNYLLRIPKPCHEDWSKMTPNEKGKFCSSCAKTVVDFTKKSPQEIQEYLIENRGQRVCGHFYRKQLDSIVIQLPENTFLQPLSFQKLFLLTLLLVMGTTLFSCKTDTGKTQKIEKVELIDIIVKQDSVIDLDSIKGLELDGFVVPISKEDSIKKECKIPPPPTPTTGIVIESTGEVEGEIVEPFDIDKVKELPEEEELEEPLSLQPNDSLSITEIMGAIIEGEVKLVEGPPYSIHVIDNYVRFKEDKNLSEEKAKQGFEKKIKGHVKEKFQIELTENLGLKTQKYKIYTQLIIDAKGVVSDIKVRAPHPKLEKHVIEIVQKLPQFIPAIKDGKKVSVKYTLPITFKIN encoded by the coding sequence ATGAAAAACTATTTACTACGCATTCCAAAACCTTGCCACGAAGATTGGTCAAAAATGACACCTAATGAAAAAGGAAAGTTTTGTAGCTCTTGTGCAAAAACGGTGGTCGATTTCACCAAAAAATCTCCTCAAGAAATTCAAGAATATTTGATTGAAAATAGAGGACAAAGAGTATGTGGACACTTTTATAGAAAGCAATTAGATAGTATTGTAATTCAGTTACCAGAAAATACGTTTTTACAACCTCTATCCTTTCAAAAACTTTTTCTATTAACCCTATTATTAGTGATGGGAACAACGTTGTTTAGTTGTAAAACAGATACTGGAAAAACACAAAAAATAGAAAAGGTTGAATTGATTGATATAATCGTAAAACAGGATAGCGTTATTGATTTGGATAGTATCAAAGGTCTTGAGCTGGATGGGTTTGTTGTACCAATCTCTAAAGAAGACTCGATTAAAAAAGAGTGTAAAATTCCACCACCACCCACACCTACCACAGGAATTGTAATTGAATCAACTGGAGAGGTTGAAGGTGAAATAGTAGAACCTTTTGATATTGATAAAGTAAAGGAATTACCAGAAGAGGAAGAGTTGGAAGAGCCTCTATCACTACAACCAAATGATAGTCTTTCAATAACCGAAATTATGGGAGCTATTATAGAGGGAGAAGTTAAATTGGTTGAAGGTCCACCATATTCTATTCATGTGATAGATAACTATGTGCGATTTAAAGAAGATAAAAACCTTTCTGAGGAAAAAGCGAAACAAGGTTTTGAAAAGAAAATAAAAGGACATGTAAAAGAAAAGTTTCAAATTGAACTTACAGAAAATCTTGGTTTAAAAACTCAGAAATATAAAATTTACACACAGCTAATTATAGATGCAAAAGGAGTTGTTTCTGATATCAAGGTAAGAGCACCTCACCCCAAATTAGAAAAGCATGTGATTGAAATTGTACAAAAATTACCGCAGTTTATCCCAGCTATAAAAGATGGGAAAAAGGTATCTGTGAAGTACACATTACCAATAACGTTTAAAATAAACTAA